From one Phycisphaerae bacterium genomic stretch:
- a CDS encoding STAS domain-containing protein, translating to MPDTSANIELREIGSAGLLLNCTGGLSWEERTRLASAVEEYLATRPGVTAVVCDLAAVTFVNSAGLGALCQLVGRLRARGARLIFTSVPQPIARMFSTVGMDRLAETARDVPAALAALGLPAPPVAGQA from the coding sequence ATGCCGGACACCAGTGCGAACATCGAATTGCGGGAGATCGGTTCGGCCGGCCTGCTGCTGAACTGCACCGGCGGATTGTCCTGGGAAGAGCGCACCCGGCTCGCAAGCGCCGTCGAGGAATACCTGGCGACGCGGCCGGGCGTGACGGCGGTGGTCTGCGATCTGGCCGCGGTCACGTTCGTGAACTCCGCCGGCCTGGGCGCGCTGTGTCAACTCGTCGGCCGGCTCCGCGCCCGCGGGGCCCGGCTGATCTTCACCAGCGTGCCGCAGCCAATCGCACGCATGTTCTCCACCGTCGGCATGGACCGTCTCGCCGAAACCGCGCGGGATGTACCCGCCGCCCTCGCCGCGCTCGGTTTGCCCGCGCCGCCCGTGGCCGGCCAGGCGTGA